The following coding sequences lie in one Arachis ipaensis cultivar K30076 chromosome B03, Araip1.1, whole genome shotgun sequence genomic window:
- the LOC107634579 gene encoding protein LURP-one-related 4, translating to MAKNKIHPQELAPSNPPLTLSAKGETYTLWMKSLVFHSNGCTVYDSKGDIVYRVDNYDRKGTREVNLMDLRGRVLCTIHKRLIALGRRWEGYRSCNSSSSDIEEKPWFQVKRKKMMMMKKKRREKVACEIRVGCVEYCIVRNSEKEAAYRIVNKDGNVIAEAKQKQSSSGVVLGNDVLTLYVAPNTDHSLVMALVTAYGLICGTM from the exons atggcgAAGAACAAGATTCACCCTCAAGAACTTGCTCCTTCTAATCCTCCTCTTACTCTTTCTGCAAAGGGAGAAACATATACACTGTGGATGAAATCGTTAGTGTTCCACTCCAATGGTTGCACTGTGTATGATTCCAAGGGTGACATAGTGTACCGTGTCGATAACTATGACCGAAAAGGTACAAGAGAAGTTAACCTCATGGATCTTAGAGGCAGAGTTCTCTGCACCATACACAAg AGATTAATAGCTTTGGGACGACGATGGGAAGGGTACAGATCATGCAATAGCAGTAGTAGTGATATTGAGGAGAAGCCATGGTTCCAagtgaagagaaagaaaatgatgatgatgaagaagaagaggagggagAAAGTAGCGTGCGAAATAAGGGTAGGGTGTGTTGAATACTGCATAGTGAGAAATAGTGAGAAAGAAGCAGCATATCGGATAGTAAACAAAGACGGAAATGTCATTGCAGAGGCAAAGCAGAAGCAGTCATCCTCAGGGGTAGTTTTGGGAAATGATGTTCTAACTTTGTATGTGGCTCCTAACACAGATCATTCACTTGTTATGGCTTTGGTTACCGCATATGGATTGATATGCGGCACAATGTAA